One Fibrobacter sp. UWB2 DNA window includes the following coding sequences:
- a CDS encoding alpha/beta hydrolase, which yields MKIKELALGTLSRILRYAGILLLIYISMVFYLALTERRNAFPRAITHNEAREAIADKARAINCTLDDGTKLEGFVVGNEQNNVILYYPDADEDAAQFLAELDSLPGYAAATFNYRGSGENKGTPSQETFESDAQMIYECASQINGNAPKVVAGRGTGAILATKMVKKENIILLIDPVWSIADAISDKYRLLYPKFLVRADVKIEKKDIFTSNNIVILSDRARFSDRTHTFEQAFEGVNLSKRGSKSLSEAIFDVITLK from the coding sequence ATGAAAATAAAAGAACTCGCCCTGGGAACACTGAGCCGAATTTTACGTTACGCGGGAATTCTTCTCCTTATATATATTAGCATGGTATTTTACCTTGCCTTAACCGAACGCCGTAACGCATTTCCCCGCGCCATCACGCACAACGAAGCGCGCGAAGCCATTGCAGATAAGGCAAGAGCCATCAACTGCACTCTCGATGACGGCACAAAGCTCGAAGGTTTCGTTGTCGGAAACGAACAGAATAACGTTATCCTCTACTACCCCGATGCCGATGAAGACGCAGCCCAGTTCCTCGCCGAACTCGACAGCCTCCCAGGCTACGCAGCAGCCACATTCAACTACCGCGGTAGCGGCGAAAACAAGGGAACACCGTCTCAAGAGACGTTCGAATCCGACGCCCAAATGATTTACGAATGCGCTTCACAGATAAACGGCAACGCCCCCAAAGTCGTTGCAGGTCGCGGGACAGGCGCCATTTTAGCGACAAAAATGGTCAAAAAGGAGAATATTATACTTTTGATTGATCCTGTCTGGAGTATCGCCGACGCCATTTCTGACAAATACCGTCTCCTTTACCCAAAATTCCTTGTTCGTGCAGACGTAAAGATCGAAAAAAAGGACATTTTCACCTCTAATAACATAGTAATCCTATCAGATAGGGCCCGATTCAGTGACAGAACTCACACTTTTGAGCAAGCTTTCGAAGGCGTTAATTTATCGAAGCGAGGCTCAAAATCCCTATCTGAAGCCATTTTTGACGTGATTACCCTCAAATAA
- a CDS encoding UDP-2,3-diacylglucosamine diphosphatase, with translation MELPAYFISDAHLGIDPPGAVPDREQKLIQLLSSWKGRASHVVVVGDLFEFWYEYNYYIASAHFNLYRAFAELVESGVEVHVLQGNHDFAYGDFFPKHLGVAVHKSLVLEIQGKRVFLTHGDGVPKSDYGYRFMRKILDLPLNRFLFKQIHPDWGMGLARFVGRNSRKYGESRTIKVEEYLEWGNRMLKKQHCDYCVHGHHHLSGIWNVPNGIVASPGEFIKNPTILCMENGGLKLVSL, from the coding sequence ATGGAATTGCCCGCTTATTTTATTAGTGACGCCCATCTAGGAATCGACCCGCCGGGTGCGGTCCCCGATAGGGAGCAAAAGTTGATTCAACTTCTTTCTTCGTGGAAGGGGAGAGCAAGCCACGTTGTCGTGGTTGGAGACCTTTTTGAATTCTGGTATGAATACAACTATTATATAGCGTCGGCACATTTCAACTTGTATCGGGCTTTTGCGGAACTGGTGGAATCCGGAGTGGAAGTCCATGTCTTACAAGGGAACCATGATTTTGCCTACGGAGATTTTTTCCCAAAGCATCTTGGCGTAGCTGTACACAAATCCCTGGTTCTTGAAATTCAAGGAAAGCGCGTGTTCTTGACCCACGGTGATGGTGTTCCCAAGTCCGATTACGGTTACCGCTTTATGCGCAAAATTTTGGACCTGCCCTTGAACCGTTTTCTGTTCAAGCAAATCCATCCGGATTGGGGAATGGGGCTTGCACGCTTTGTTGGGCGCAACAGCCGTAAATACGGCGAAAGCCGCACTATAAAAGTCGAAGAATATCTCGAATGGGGCAATCGCATGCTCAAAAAGCAACACTGCGACTACTGCGTTCATGGTCACCACCATCTTTCGGGTATTTGGAATGTACCGAATGGTATTGTGGCGTCCCCCGGGGAGTTTATAAAAAATCCCACCATTCTCTGCATGGAAAATGGTGGGTTGAAATTGGTTTCGCTTTAA